The Streptomyces spororaveus genome includes a region encoding these proteins:
- a CDS encoding histone-like nucleoid-structuring protein Lsr2, which produces MAQRVVVTLSDDIDGGEAVETVGFALDGKSYEIDLNVANAKKLRKGLAPFVAAGRRQSRSGKVFKHTAVAPDPAVVRAWARSNQFEVPPRGRIPKKIYEAYNAAH; this is translated from the coding sequence GTGGCGCAGCGCGTAGTAGTCACGCTCTCCGACGACATCGATGGCGGAGAAGCGGTGGAAACGGTCGGGTTCGCTCTGGACGGAAAGTCCTACGAGATCGACCTCAATGTGGCGAACGCAAAGAAACTGAGGAAGGGCCTGGCCCCCTTCGTGGCCGCCGGCCGTCGCCAGTCGCGTTCGGGGAAGGTCTTCAAGCACACCGCCGTCGCCCCGGACCCGGCGGTCGTCCGCGCCTGGGCCCGGTCGAACCAGTTCGAGGTGCCGCCGCGCGGCCGCATCCCCAAGAAGATCTACGAGGCCTACAACGCGGCTCACTGA
- a CDS encoding maleylpyruvate isomerase family mycothiol-dependent enzyme produces the protein MPPRGKKPRTYDPARIRTAVTAQFAHVCRAVGELGPEQLARPSGLGEWSVAELAGHIAWIADSLAGGLARPPAAVAELSAVEWPFATASLAGKISEAARETLTGAPLPELYERAAARMAQALAAHPGERVLDLWIGDMTLADFLVTRTVELVVHTDDLNRAAGLDIPVDRQALAACTRLLADALALKAPGGSVEVRVPPFAVVQCIEGPRHTRGTPPNVVETDPLTWIRLATGRTQWAAALDGAHVRASGERADLSALLPLMS, from the coding sequence ATGCCGCCCCGAGGGAAGAAGCCGCGTACCTACGATCCCGCCCGGATCCGTACGGCCGTCACCGCGCAGTTCGCGCATGTCTGCCGGGCCGTCGGGGAGTTGGGTCCCGAGCAGCTGGCACGCCCCAGCGGGCTCGGGGAGTGGAGCGTCGCCGAACTCGCCGGGCACATCGCCTGGATCGCCGACTCGCTGGCGGGGGGCCTGGCCCGGCCGCCCGCGGCCGTCGCCGAGCTCTCGGCCGTCGAGTGGCCCTTCGCCACCGCCTCGCTGGCCGGGAAGATCTCCGAAGCGGCCAGGGAGACCCTGACCGGGGCACCGCTGCCCGAGCTGTACGAGCGGGCCGCCGCCCGGATGGCGCAGGCGCTCGCGGCGCATCCGGGCGAGCGCGTGCTGGACCTGTGGATCGGGGACATGACCCTGGCCGACTTCCTGGTCACCCGGACCGTGGAGCTGGTGGTCCACACCGACGACCTGAACCGGGCCGCCGGACTGGACATCCCGGTCGACCGGCAGGCGCTGGCCGCCTGCACCCGGCTGCTCGCCGACGCGCTCGCTCTCAAGGCACCGGGCGGCTCGGTCGAGGTCCGCGTGCCGCCCTTCGCGGTGGTCCAGTGCATCGAGGGCCCGCGGCACACCCGCGGCACCCCGCCGAACGTGGTGGAGACCGACCCGCTGACCTGGATCCGGCTCGCGACCGGCCGTACGCAATGGGCCGCGGCCCTCGACGGGGCGCACGTACGGGCCAGTGGCGAACGGGCCGATCTGTCGGCGCTGCTGCCGCTGATGAGCTGA
- the purL gene encoding phosphoribosylformylglycinamidine synthase subunit PurL, whose translation MSLDTVKNATETPDASQPWKELGLKEDEYARIREILGRRPTGAELAMYSVMWSEHCSYKSSKVHLKQFGEKAPQNDAMLVGIGENAGVVDVGQGYAVTFKVESHNHPSYIEPYQGAATGIGGIVRDILAMGARPVAVVDPLRFGAADHPDTRRVLPGVVAGIGGYGNCLGLPNIGGEVVFDACYQGNPLVNAGCIGVMKHEDIHLAKASGPGNKVILYGARTGGDGIGGVSVLASETFDDTKPTKRPAVQVGDPFQEKLLIECTLEIFKEKLVAGIQDLGGAGLSCATSELASAGSGGMRVELDTVPLRDATLSPEEILMSESQERMCAIVEPQHVDRFMEICEKWDVIATVIGEVTEGERLEIFWHGEQIVDVPPGTVAHEGPVYNRPYARPSWQDALQADDAGKLARPQTSEELRAQVLALVSSPNQASKSWVTDQYDRFVQGNTVLSQPEDAGMVRIDEESNLGVAMATDGNGRFAKLDPYTGAQLALAESYRNVAATGAKPLAISDCLNFGSPEDPDVMWQFAEACRGLADGCLELGTPVTGGNVSLYNQTGDIAIHPTPVVAVLGVIDDVNRRTPMAFSEAGQLLYLLGDTAEEFGGSAWSQVVHDHLGGMPPKVDLGREKLLAEILISASRDGMIDAAHDLSDGGVIQALTESCLKGGNGARIVVPEGLDAFTFLFSESAGRAIVAVPRSEELRFTDMCGARGLPVARIGVVDGEEIEIQGEFTLPLAELREAHETTIPALLA comes from the coding sequence ATGAGCCTCGACACCGTCAAGAACGCCACCGAAACCCCGGACGCCTCCCAGCCCTGGAAGGAACTCGGCCTCAAGGAGGACGAGTACGCCCGGATCCGCGAGATCCTCGGCCGCCGGCCCACCGGCGCCGAGCTCGCCATGTACTCGGTCATGTGGTCCGAGCACTGCTCGTACAAGAGCAGCAAGGTCCACCTGAAGCAGTTCGGTGAGAAGGCCCCCCAGAACGACGCCATGCTCGTCGGCATCGGTGAGAACGCCGGCGTCGTCGACGTCGGCCAGGGCTACGCGGTCACCTTCAAGGTCGAGTCGCACAACCACCCGTCGTACATCGAGCCCTACCAGGGCGCGGCCACCGGCATCGGCGGCATCGTCCGCGACATCCTCGCGATGGGCGCCCGCCCGGTCGCCGTCGTGGACCCGCTGCGCTTCGGCGCCGCCGACCACCCCGACACCCGGCGCGTCCTGCCCGGCGTCGTCGCGGGCATCGGCGGCTACGGCAACTGCCTGGGCCTGCCCAACATCGGCGGCGAGGTCGTCTTCGACGCCTGCTACCAGGGCAACCCGCTCGTCAACGCCGGCTGCATCGGCGTCATGAAGCACGAGGACATCCACCTCGCCAAGGCCTCCGGCCCCGGCAACAAGGTCATCCTCTACGGCGCCCGCACCGGCGGCGACGGCATCGGCGGCGTCTCGGTCCTCGCGTCCGAGACCTTCGACGACACCAAGCCCACCAAGCGCCCCGCCGTGCAGGTCGGCGACCCCTTCCAGGAGAAGCTCCTCATCGAGTGCACCCTGGAGATCTTCAAGGAGAAGCTGGTCGCGGGCATCCAGGACCTCGGCGGCGCCGGGCTCTCCTGCGCGACCTCCGAGCTCGCCTCCGCCGGTTCCGGCGGCATGCGGGTCGAGCTGGACACCGTGCCGCTGCGCGACGCGACGCTCTCGCCCGAGGAAATCCTCATGAGCGAGTCGCAGGAGCGCATGTGCGCGATCGTCGAGCCGCAGCACGTCGACCGCTTCATGGAGATCTGCGAGAAGTGGGACGTCATCGCCACGGTCATCGGTGAGGTGACCGAGGGCGAGCGCCTGGAGATCTTCTGGCACGGCGAGCAGATCGTGGACGTGCCCCCGGGCACCGTCGCCCACGAGGGCCCCGTCTACAACCGCCCCTACGCGCGCCCCTCCTGGCAGGACGCGCTGCAGGCGGACGACGCCGGCAAGCTGGCCCGCCCGCAGACCTCCGAGGAGCTGCGCGCGCAGGTCCTCGCGCTGGTCTCCTCCCCGAACCAGGCGTCGAAGTCGTGGGTCACCGACCAGTACGACCGCTTCGTCCAGGGCAACACCGTCCTCTCGCAGCCCGAGGACGCCGGCATGGTCCGCATCGACGAGGAGTCCAACCTCGGCGTGGCCATGGCCACCGACGGCAACGGCCGCTTCGCCAAGCTCGACCCGTACACGGGCGCGCAGCTGGCGCTGGCGGAGTCGTACCGCAACGTGGCGGCGACCGGCGCCAAGCCGCTCGCCATCTCCGACTGCCTGAACTTCGGTTCCCCCGAGGACCCGGACGTCATGTGGCAGTTCGCCGAGGCCTGCCGCGGTCTGGCGGACGGCTGCCTGGAGCTGGGCACCCCGGTGACCGGCGGCAACGTCTCGCTGTACAACCAGACGGGCGACATCGCGATCCACCCGACCCCGGTCGTCGCGGTCCTCGGTGTCATCGACGACGTCAACCGCCGTACGCCGATGGCGTTCTCGGAGGCCGGCCAGCTGCTGTACCTGCTCGGCGACACGGCCGAGGAGTTCGGCGGTTCGGCCTGGTCGCAGGTCGTCCACGACCACCTCGGCGGCATGCCGCCGAAGGTGGACCTGGGCCGCGAGAAGCTGCTCGCCGAGATCCTGATCTCCGCCTCGCGCGACGGCATGATCGACGCCGCGCACGACCTGTCGGACGGCGGCGTGATCCAGGCGCTCACCGAGTCCTGCCTCAAGGGCGGCAACGGTGCCCGGATCGTGGTGCCCGAGGGCCTGGACGCCTTCACCTTCCTGTTCTCCGAGTCCGCGGGCCGGGCCATCGTGGCCGTCCCGCGCAGCGAGGAGCTCCGCTTCACCGACATGTGCGGTGCGCGCGGCCTGCCCGTCGCCCGCATCGGTGTGGTGGACGGCGAGGAGATCGAGATCCAGGGCGAGTTCACCCTCCCGCTGGCCGAGCTCCGCGAGGCCCACGAGACGACGATCCCGGCCCTGCTGGCCTGA
- the purM gene encoding phosphoribosylformylglycinamidine cyclo-ligase gives MTEKTTGASYAAAGVDIEAGDRAVELMKEWVKKTQRPEVLGGLGGFAGLFDASALKRYERPLLASATDGVGTKVDIARQLGVYDTIGHDLVAMVMDDIVVCGAEPLFMTDYICVGKVHPERVAAIVKGIAEGCVLAGCALVGGETAEHPGLLGPDDFDVAGAGTGVVEYDRLLGADRIRTGDAVIAMASSGLHSNGYSLVRHVLFERAKMSLESHVEELGRTLGEELLEPTKIYSLDCMALTRTAEVHAYSHITGGGLAANLARVIPDHLHATVDRSTWAPGAIFDLVGKAGQVEQLELEKTLNMGVGMMAVVPQESVEVALTALADRGVDAWVAGEILDRGDHAEGATMTGSYAS, from the coding sequence ATGACAGAGAAGACCACCGGTGCCAGCTACGCAGCCGCAGGCGTGGACATCGAAGCGGGCGACCGCGCCGTCGAGCTGATGAAGGAGTGGGTGAAGAAGACGCAGCGCCCCGAGGTCCTCGGCGGCCTCGGCGGCTTCGCCGGCCTCTTCGACGCCTCCGCCCTCAAGCGCTACGAGCGCCCGCTGCTCGCCTCGGCCACCGACGGCGTCGGCACCAAGGTGGACATCGCCCGCCAGCTCGGCGTCTACGACACCATCGGCCACGACCTGGTGGCGATGGTCATGGACGACATCGTCGTCTGCGGTGCCGAGCCGCTCTTCATGACCGACTACATCTGCGTCGGCAAGGTGCACCCCGAGCGTGTCGCGGCGATCGTCAAGGGCATCGCCGAGGGCTGTGTCCTCGCCGGCTGCGCCCTGGTCGGCGGCGAGACCGCCGAGCACCCGGGCCTGCTGGGCCCGGACGACTTCGACGTGGCCGGTGCCGGAACGGGCGTCGTCGAGTACGACCGCCTGCTCGGCGCGGATCGCATCCGTACGGGTGACGCCGTCATCGCGATGGCTTCGTCCGGCCTTCACTCGAACGGGTACTCGCTGGTCCGCCACGTCCTCTTCGAGCGCGCGAAGATGTCGCTGGAGAGCCACGTGGAGGAGCTCGGCCGCACCCTCGGCGAGGAGCTCCTGGAGCCCACCAAGATCTACTCGCTGGACTGCATGGCCCTCACCCGTACGGCCGAGGTGCACGCCTACTCGCACATCACCGGTGGCGGCCTCGCGGCGAACCTGGCCCGGGTCATCCCGGACCACCTGCACGCGACGGTCGACCGTTCGACCTGGGCCCCGGGCGCCATCTTCGACCTGGTCGGCAAGGCCGGCCAGGTGGAGCAGCTGGAGCTGGAGAAGACCCTGAACATGGGCGTCGGCATGATGGCCGTCGTTCCGCAGGAGTCGGTGGAGGTCGCGCTGACCGCGCTGGCCGACCGGGGTGTCGACGCGTGGGTCGCGGGAGAGATCCTGGACCGCGGCGACCACGCCGAGGGCGCCACCATGACCGGTTCCTACGCGAGCTGA
- the purF gene encoding amidophosphoribosyltransferase, with protein sequence MPRGDGRLNHDLLPGEKGPQDACGVFGVWAPGEEVAKLTYFGLYALQHRGQESAGIAVSNGSQILVFKDMGLVSQVFDETSLGSLQGHIAVGHARYSTTGASVWENAQPTFRATAHGSIALGHNGNLVNTAELAEMVADLPRQDGRATQVAATNDTDLVTALLAGQTDDEGKPLTIEESAAKVLPQVKGAFSLVFMDEGTLYTARDPQGIRPLVLGRLERGWVVASETAALDICGASFVREVEPGELIAIDENGLRTSRFAEAKPKGCVFEYVYLARPDTDIAGRNVYLSRVEMGRRLAKEAPVDADLVIATPESGTPAAVGYAEASGIPYGSGLVKNAYVGRTFIQPSQTIRQLGIRLKLNPLKEVIRGKRLVVVDDSIVRGNTQRALVKMLREAGAAEVHIRISSPPVKWPCFFGIDFATRAELIANGMTVDEIATSLGADSLSYISLDAMVEATTIQKPNLCRACFDGEYPMELPDPQLLGKQLLESELAGGTDAADALRRP encoded by the coding sequence GTGCCTCGTGGTGATGGACGACTCAACCACGACCTGCTCCCCGGCGAAAAGGGCCCCCAGGACGCTTGCGGCGTCTTCGGTGTCTGGGCTCCGGGTGAAGAGGTCGCCAAGCTCACCTACTTCGGACTGTATGCCCTGCAGCACCGTGGACAAGAGTCCGCGGGAATCGCTGTGAGCAACGGTTCCCAGATCCTCGTCTTCAAGGACATGGGCCTCGTTTCCCAGGTCTTCGACGAAACCTCTCTCGGCTCGCTCCAAGGTCATATCGCGGTCGGTCACGCCCGCTATTCGACCACCGGGGCCTCCGTCTGGGAGAACGCCCAGCCGACCTTCCGTGCGACCGCCCACGGCTCCATTGCCCTGGGTCACAACGGCAACCTGGTGAACACCGCCGAGCTTGCCGAGATGGTCGCCGACCTCCCCCGTCAGGACGGCCGTGCCACCCAGGTGGCCGCCACCAATGACACCGACCTGGTCACCGCCCTCCTCGCCGGTCAGACCGACGACGAGGGCAAGCCCCTGACCATCGAGGAGTCGGCCGCCAAGGTCCTGCCTCAGGTCAAGGGCGCCTTCTCCCTCGTCTTCATGGACGAGGGGACCCTCTACACCGCCCGTGACCCGCAGGGCATCCGCCCGCTGGTCCTCGGCCGCCTGGAGCGCGGCTGGGTGGTCGCGAGTGAGACCGCCGCCCTCGACATCTGCGGCGCCAGCTTCGTCCGCGAGGTCGAGCCGGGCGAGCTCATCGCGATCGACGAGAACGGTCTGCGCACCTCTCGATTCGCGGAAGCGAAGCCCAAGGGCTGTGTCTTCGAGTACGTCTACCTGGCGCGCCCGGACACCGACATCGCCGGCCGGAACGTCTACCTCTCGCGTGTCGAGATGGGCCGGCGCCTGGCCAAGGAAGCCCCGGTCGACGCCGACCTGGTGATAGCGACGCCGGAATCCGGCACGCCCGCCGCCGTCGGATACGCCGAGGCCAGCGGGATCCCGTACGGATCCGGCCTGGTCAAGAACGCCTACGTGGGCCGGACCTTCATCCAGCCCTCGCAGACGATCCGCCAGCTCGGCATCCGGCTCAAGCTCAACCCCCTCAAGGAAGTCATCCGGGGCAAGCGCCTGGTGGTCGTCGACGACTCGATCGTCCGCGGCAACACCCAGCGCGCCCTGGTCAAGATGCTCCGCGAGGCCGGCGCGGCGGAGGTCCACATCCGGATCTCCTCGCCGCCGGTGAAGTGGCCGTGCTTCTTCGGCATCGACTTCGCCACCCGGGCCGAGCTGATCGCCAACGGCATGACGGTCGACGAGATCGCCACGTCGCTGGGCGCGGACTCGCTCTCGTACATCTCGCTCGACGCGATGGTCGAGGCGACCACCATCCAGAAGCCCAACCTCTGCCGTGCCTGCTTCGACGGCGAGTACCCGATGGAGCTGCCCGACCCGCAGCTCCTGGGCAAGCAGCTGCTGGAGTCCGAGCTCGCGGGCGGCACGGACGCCGCCGACGCGCTCCGTCGCCCGTAG
- a CDS encoding putative leader peptide gives MGIRTGSRPMQPLGDRTVTLVERRHVDLVRVASAICRCSA, from the coding sequence ATGGGCATTCGTACAGGCTCTCGCCCCATGCAGCCTCTCGGTGACCGAACGGTCACCCTCGTCGAGCGCCGGCACGTGGACCTTGTCCGTGTCGCGAGCGCCATCTGTCGCTGTTCTGCGTAG
- a CDS encoding DUF3073 domain-containing protein has translation MGRGRAKAKQTKVARQLKYSSGGTDLSRLANELGASTVEPLPVSEPVEVDDDELDEDDPYARYADLYNRDDDDEDEESGPSSQRRGA, from the coding sequence ATGGGGCGCGGCCGGGCAAAGGCCAAGCAGACGAAGGTCGCCCGCCAGCTGAAGTACAGCAGCGGCGGGACTGACCTCTCGCGTCTGGCCAACGAGCTGGGCGCATCGACCGTGGAACCGCTGCCTGTCAGCGAGCCGGTCGAGGTAGACGACGACGAACTGGACGAGGACGACCCGTACGCTCGGTACGCGGACCTCTACAACAGGGATGACGACGACGAGGACGAAGAGTCCGGGCCGTCGTCACAGCGTCGCGGCGCTTGA
- a CDS encoding sulfatase-like hydrolase/transferase: MTSYEPQLSRRAFGGAVGVSAAAAAVGLGASPAAAAPAPGDGQNAPQEREFRAARPRPSRRPNILFILGDDLGRADLSSYGSPHIKTPNLDRLARQGVRFTDAYSGSATCSPTRFSLYTGRYPGRTEGGLAEPIADKSVGLDPAHPTLASLLKGAGYATALIGKWHAGYLPDYSPTRSGWDEFFGNFGGALEYYSKLGLGGEYDLYEGDAEYKDLRYYTRIITERASEYVSRDHHGRPWLLNLNFTTPHWPWIADGDTEQSAEIVRRIKAGDGRALWHQDGGSVEKYKEMVEDLDRSIGKVLAALKRSGQEEDTVVVFSSDNGGERFSYNWPLSGNKASLQEGGIRVPNIVRWPARLDGGQVSRVPVFSPDWTATLLELAGARPDRAHPLDGVSLAGYLLRGEKPAERDLFWRVRGERALRRGDWKYYRGKAGRDQLFDLAGDVREQADKAAAEPARLAQLRAAWEKVDAQLLPYPA; this comes from the coding sequence GTGACCTCGTACGAACCCCAGCTGTCCCGGCGCGCCTTCGGCGGCGCGGTCGGCGTGAGCGCGGCCGCCGCCGCGGTGGGGCTGGGCGCCTCCCCGGCCGCCGCCGCCCCGGCCCCCGGCGACGGGCAGAACGCGCCTCAGGAACGGGAGTTCCGGGCCGCGCGGCCCCGGCCGTCCCGCCGCCCGAACATCCTGTTCATCCTCGGCGACGACCTGGGCCGGGCCGACCTCTCCTCCTACGGCTCCCCGCACATCAAGACCCCGAACCTGGACCGCCTCGCCCGCCAGGGCGTCCGGTTCACCGACGCCTACTCGGGCTCCGCGACCTGCTCGCCGACCCGCTTCAGCCTCTACACCGGGCGCTACCCGGGCCGTACCGAGGGCGGGCTGGCCGAGCCGATCGCCGACAAGTCGGTGGGCCTGGACCCCGCGCACCCGACGCTGGCCTCGCTGCTGAAGGGGGCCGGCTACGCCACCGCCCTGATCGGCAAGTGGCACGCCGGCTACCTGCCCGACTACAGCCCGACCCGGTCCGGCTGGGACGAGTTCTTCGGCAACTTCGGCGGGGCCCTGGAGTACTACTCCAAGCTGGGCCTGGGCGGCGAGTACGACCTGTACGAGGGCGACGCCGAGTACAAGGACCTGCGCTACTACACGCGGATCATCACCGAGCGCGCGAGCGAGTACGTCTCCCGCGACCACCACGGCCGCCCGTGGCTGCTGAACCTCAACTTCACCACCCCGCACTGGCCGTGGATCGCCGACGGCGACACCGAGCAGAGCGCCGAGATCGTCCGGCGGATCAAGGCGGGCGACGGGCGCGCCCTGTGGCACCAGGACGGCGGCTCGGTCGAGAAGTACAAGGAGATGGTCGAGGACCTCGACCGCTCGATCGGCAAGGTGCTGGCGGCGCTGAAGCGTTCCGGCCAGGAGGAGGACACCGTCGTGGTCTTCTCCAGCGACAACGGCGGCGAGCGCTTCTCGTACAACTGGCCGCTGTCCGGCAACAAGGCCTCCCTCCAGGAGGGCGGGATCCGGGTGCCGAACATCGTGCGCTGGCCCGCCCGGCTGGACGGCGGACAGGTCAGCCGCGTACCGGTGTTCAGCCCGGACTGGACGGCGACGCTGCTGGAGCTGGCCGGGGCGCGGCCCGACCGGGCCCACCCGCTGGACGGCGTGAGCCTGGCCGGGTACCTGCTGCGCGGCGAGAAGCCCGCCGAGCGGGACCTCTTCTGGCGGGTCCGGGGCGAGCGCGCGCTGCGCCGCGGGGACTGGAAGTACTACCGCGGCAAGGCGGGCAGGGACCAGCTGTTCGACCTGGCCGGCGACGTCCGCGAACAGGCCGACAAGGCCGCCGCGGAACCGGCCCGGCTGGCGCAGCTGCGGGCGGCCTGGGAGAAGGTGGACGCCCAGCTCCTCCCGTACCCGGCCTGA
- the purQ gene encoding phosphoribosylformylglycinamidine synthase subunit PurQ, translated as MTTRIGVVTFPGTLDDRDSLRAVRLAGAEPVSLWHRDKDLHQVDAVVLAGGFSYGDYLRAGAISRFSPVMETIIEQAKGGMPVLGICNGFQVLTEAHLLPGAMLRNNHLHFICRDQKLRVENAETAWTGDYTAGQEISVPLKNMDGRYTADERTLDELEAEGRVAFRYLDGNPNGSLRDIAGITNAAGNVVGLMPHPEHAVEPLIGTGRTDGLPFFTSVLKKLVSA; from the coding sequence GTGACCACTCGCATCGGAGTCGTCACGTTCCCCGGAACGCTCGACGACCGTGACTCGCTGCGCGCCGTCCGCCTCGCGGGGGCCGAGCCGGTCTCGCTGTGGCACCGCGACAAGGACCTGCACCAGGTCGACGCGGTCGTCCTCGCGGGCGGCTTCTCCTACGGGGACTACCTGCGCGCCGGGGCCATCTCCCGTTTCTCGCCGGTGATGGAGACCATCATCGAGCAGGCCAAGGGCGGCATGCCCGTCCTGGGCATCTGCAACGGCTTCCAGGTCCTCACCGAGGCCCACCTGCTGCCGGGGGCGATGCTCCGGAACAACCACCTGCACTTCATCTGCCGCGACCAGAAGCTGCGGGTGGAGAACGCGGAGACCGCGTGGACCGGCGACTACACCGCCGGCCAGGAGATCTCCGTACCGCTCAAGAACATGGACGGCCGTTACACCGCCGACGAGCGCACGCTCGACGAACTGGAGGCCGAAGGCCGAGTGGCCTTCCGGTACCTGGACGGCAACCCGAACGGCTCGCTGCGCGACATCGCCGGCATCACCAACGCCGCGGGCAACGTCGTCGGCCTCATGCCGCACCCCGAGCACGCGGTCGAGCCGCTGATCGGGACGGGCCGCACCGACGGCCTCCCGTTCTTCACCTCGGTCCTGAAGAAGCTGGTCAGCGCATGA
- a CDS encoding META domain-containing protein, with amino-acid sequence MPTFRHVPASAGLALVVVLALAGCGRTGDAHGARLPDPVGSWAVESLTTDGRTLHAPESAHLDIGRNQVKGNYGCNGFTAVAAFAGTSAVTVTPGASTTMACADMEFETAFAKLFQGELAIDRGPDRLTLKTADGSTIAMTSAPAVTDAPLTTTEWTVESLVSGGTAASVPAEAAGKARFTIAPDFTVSGVLGCNRFSAKATVDGSTVTFGPLTSTRMACEGAVGELERTLTELFGSGPLTAKTEGRTLTLTAADGKGLTAKASSAAE; translated from the coding sequence ATGCCTACCTTCCGGCACGTCCCCGCCTCCGCGGGCCTGGCCCTCGTCGTCGTCCTCGCCCTGGCCGGCTGCGGCCGGACCGGGGACGCCCACGGAGCCCGGCTGCCCGATCCCGTGGGCTCCTGGGCCGTCGAGTCCCTGACCACGGACGGCCGCACCCTGCACGCGCCCGAGAGCGCCCACCTCGACATCGGCCGGAACCAGGTCAAGGGCAACTACGGCTGCAACGGCTTCACCGCGGTGGCGGCCTTCGCCGGTACCTCCGCGGTGACCGTCACGCCCGGTGCCTCGACCACCATGGCCTGCGCGGACATGGAGTTCGAGACGGCCTTCGCCAAGCTGTTCCAGGGCGAACTGGCGATCGACCGGGGACCCGACCGGCTCACCCTGAAGACCGCCGACGGGAGCACCATCGCCATGACCTCGGCGCCCGCGGTCACGGACGCCCCGCTCACCACGACCGAGTGGACCGTGGAGTCGCTGGTCAGCGGTGGGACCGCGGCCTCCGTGCCCGCCGAGGCGGCCGGGAAGGCGCGGTTCACCATCGCCCCGGACTTCACCGTGAGCGGCGTCCTCGGCTGCAACCGGTTCAGCGCCAAGGCCACCGTCGACGGCTCCACGGTCACCTTCGGGCCGCTGACCTCGACCCGGATGGCCTGCGAGGGCGCGGTCGGCGAGCTCGAGCGGACGCTGACCGAGCTGTTCGGCAGCGGCCCGCTCACCGCGAAGACCGAGGGCCGCACCCTCACCCTCACCGCCGCCGACGGCAAGGGCCTGACCGCGAAGGCGTCCTCCGCCGCCGAGTGA
- the purS gene encoding phosphoribosylformylglycinamidine synthase subunit PurS has translation MARVVVDVMLKPEILDPQGQAVQRALPRLGFEGIADVRQGKRFELEVEGPVDQAALDRIHKMAETFLANTVIEDFTVKVEA, from the coding sequence ATGGCACGCGTCGTAGTCGACGTCATGCTCAAGCCGGAGATCCTCGACCCCCAGGGCCAGGCGGTGCAGCGTGCACTGCCGCGCCTGGGCTTCGAAGGGATCGCCGACGTCCGCCAGGGGAAGCGCTTCGAACTGGAGGTGGAGGGACCGGTCGACCAGGCCGCCCTCGACCGCATCCACAAGATGGCCGAAACGTTCCTCGCCAACACCGTCATCGAAGACTTCACCGTGAAGGTCGAGGCCTGA